Proteins encoded within one genomic window of Brenneria nigrifluens DSM 30175 = ATCC 13028:
- the rsxD gene encoding electron transport complex subunit RsxD has translation MAFKIASSPFTHNQQRTQRIMLLVIIACIPGMLAQYYFFGYGNLIQVLLAAATALVSESVTLSLRKFNVRTTLADNSALLTAILLGISLPPLAPWWMVVMGTAFAIVIAKQLYGGLGQNPFNPAMIGYVVLLISFPVQMTSWLPPAPLQSFPLGFHDTLLTIFSEHTPAGYTVSQLMQTVDGVSQATPLDTFKTALRSGHSPEDIFRQPLFSATVAGMGWQWVNLGFLLGGLFLLQRGTIRWHIPVSFLLTLTLCASLGWILSPEKCAPPLLHLLSGATMLGAFFIATDPVTASTTNRGRLIFGALIGLLVWLIRTYGGYPDGVAFAVLLANITVPLIDYYTKPRAYGHHR, from the coding sequence ATGGCTTTCAAGATCGCGAGTTCACCGTTTACGCATAATCAGCAGCGCACTCAGCGCATTATGCTGCTGGTGATCATTGCCTGTATTCCCGGCATGCTGGCCCAGTATTATTTTTTTGGTTACGGCAATCTGATTCAGGTACTGCTGGCGGCGGCCACCGCCCTGGTTAGCGAGTCAGTGACATTGTCACTTAGGAAGTTTAACGTTCGCACCACGCTGGCCGACAATTCGGCGTTACTGACGGCCATTCTGCTCGGCATCAGTCTGCCGCCGCTGGCGCCCTGGTGGATGGTGGTTATGGGTACCGCGTTCGCCATCGTCATCGCCAAGCAGCTCTACGGCGGCCTGGGCCAGAATCCGTTTAATCCGGCGATGATTGGCTATGTGGTACTGCTGATCTCCTTTCCGGTGCAGATGACTAGTTGGTTGCCCCCCGCGCCGCTGCAAAGCTTTCCGCTCGGCTTCCATGATACGCTGCTGACCATTTTTAGCGAGCATACGCCGGCGGGATATACGGTGTCACAGCTGATGCAAACGGTTGACGGCGTCAGCCAGGCGACCCCGCTGGATACGTTTAAAACCGCGTTGCGTTCGGGCCATTCACCCGAGGATATTTTTCGGCAGCCGCTATTTTCCGCTACCGTGGCCGGGATGGGCTGGCAGTGGGTTAACCTCGGTTTTCTGCTTGGCGGGCTGTTCCTGCTGCAACGGGGAACCATCCGCTGGCATATCCCGGTCAGCTTTTTGCTGACGCTGACGCTATGCGCCTCGCTGGGCTGGATACTGTCGCCGGAAAAATGCGCGCCGCCGCTGCTGCACCTGCTTTCCGGCGCCACCATGCTGGGGGCGTTTTTTATCGCCACCGACCCGGTTACCGCCTCCACCACCAATCGAGGCCGGCTGATTTTTGGCGCGTTGATCGGCCTGCTGGTCTGGCTAATCAGAACCTACGGCGGTTATCCTGATGGCGTCGCCTTTGCGGTACTGCTGGCGAATATCACCGTGCCGCTGATTGATTATTACACCAAGCCGCGCGCTTACGGTCATCATCGCTAA
- the rsxG gene encoding electron transport complex subunit RsxG — translation MFATMRRHATTLAIFAAGTTALTAVVNSLTAPTIAQQTALQQKRLLDQVVPAELYNNDMQRECYIVTDSALGTASAQRVFIARKDGAPVAAAVESIAPDGYSGAIYLLVGADFNGNVLGARVTEHHETPGLGDKIEVRISDWITRFSGQSVQNSHDARWAVKKEGGAFDQFTGATITPRAVINSVKRSTLYLKTLPAQLNSLPECGENQ, via the coding sequence ATGTTCGCTACGATGCGCCGCCATGCGACCACGCTGGCCATTTTCGCCGCCGGCACCACCGCGCTTACCGCCGTGGTCAACAGCCTGACCGCGCCGACCATCGCACAGCAGACGGCATTGCAGCAAAAGAGGCTGTTGGATCAAGTGGTTCCCGCCGAGTTATATAATAACGACATGCAGCGGGAATGTTACATTGTCACTGATTCGGCCCTTGGTACCGCCTCCGCCCAGCGGGTTTTCATTGCCCGCAAAGACGGTGCGCCCGTCGCGGCGGCGGTGGAAAGTATTGCCCCGGACGGCTATTCCGGCGCCATCTACTTACTGGTCGGCGCCGATTTCAACGGCAACGTGCTGGGCGCCCGCGTTACCGAACATCACGAAACGCCGGGATTGGGTGATAAGATTGAGGTGCGCATTTCAGACTGGATTACGCGCTTTAGCGGCCAAAGCGTGCAAAATAGCCATGATGCCCGTTGGGCGGTGAAAAAAGAGGGCGGCGCGTTCGATCAGTTTACCGGCGCCACCATTACGCCGCGCGCCGTGATCAACAGCGTAAAACGCAGCACGCTGTACCTGAAAACGCTGCCTGCGCAGCTTAATTCCCTGCCCGAATGTGGAGAGAATCAATGA
- a CDS encoding electron transport complex subunit E, whose amino-acid sequence MSEAKHLLIQGLWKNNSALVQLLGLCPLLAVSSTATNALGLGLATTLVLVLTNVAVSALRRWAPAEIRIPIYVMLIAAVVSTVQMLINAYAYGLYQSLGIFIPLIATNCIVIGRAEAFAAKNPVGISAVDGLGMGLGATSALFVLGALREVLGNGTLFDGADLLLGDWAKALRIEVMHLESPFLLAMLPPGAFIGLGLLLAAKYLIDEKMKQRKVNAATEVKAASTGVIRETL is encoded by the coding sequence ATGAGTGAAGCCAAACATCTGCTGATCCAGGGATTGTGGAAAAACAACTCGGCGCTGGTGCAGTTGCTCGGACTGTGCCCGCTGCTGGCGGTCTCCTCGACCGCCACCAACGCCCTGGGGTTGGGACTGGCGACGACGCTGGTGCTGGTTCTCACCAACGTCGCCGTTTCCGCGCTGCGGCGCTGGGCGCCGGCTGAAATCCGTATTCCGATTTACGTCATGCTGATCGCCGCGGTGGTCAGTACGGTACAAATGCTGATCAATGCATACGCCTACGGGCTGTACCAGTCGCTGGGCATCTTTATTCCGCTCATCGCCACCAACTGTATCGTTATCGGCCGCGCGGAGGCTTTCGCGGCTAAAAATCCGGTGGGGATTTCGGCGGTGGACGGTCTGGGTATGGGGCTGGGAGCCACCAGCGCCTTGTTTGTCTTAGGCGCCCTGCGCGAGGTTCTCGGCAACGGCACCTTGTTCGACGGCGCCGATTTGCTGCTGGGTGACTGGGCCAAAGCGTTGCGCATCGAGGTGATGCATCTGGAGTCGCCGTTCCTGCTCGCCATGCTTCCTCCCGGCGCCTTTATCGGACTGGGGCTGCTGCTGGCGGCCAAATATCTGATTGATGAAAAAATGAAACAGCGCAAGGTTAACGCGGCGACAGAGGTTAAAGCCGCATCGACGGGAGTAATCAGGGAAACGTTATGA
- the nth gene encoding endonuclease III — protein sequence MNKLKRIEILSRLRANNPHPTTELKFATPFELLIAVLLSAQATDVSVNKATARLYPVANTPEAMLALGVDGVKAYIKTIGLFNGKAENVIKTCRILIERHHGQVPEDRAALEALPGVGRKTANVVLNTAFGWPTIAVDTHIFRVCNRTGFAPGKNVEQVEEKLLKVVPAEFKVDCHHWLILHGRYTCIARKPRCGSCLIEDLCEYKDKVYA from the coding sequence ATGAATAAACTCAAACGGATTGAGATTTTAAGCCGGCTGCGCGCCAATAATCCCCACCCCACGACGGAGCTGAAATTCGCCACGCCGTTTGAACTGCTGATTGCGGTTTTGCTTTCCGCGCAGGCGACCGACGTCAGCGTCAATAAAGCGACCGCCAGGCTCTACCCCGTAGCGAACACCCCGGAGGCCATGCTGGCGCTGGGGGTTGACGGCGTAAAGGCCTATATTAAGACCATCGGCCTGTTTAACGGTAAAGCCGAAAATGTGATTAAGACCTGCCGCATACTGATAGAACGGCACCACGGCCAGGTGCCGGAAGATCGCGCGGCGCTGGAAGCCTTGCCCGGCGTGGGCCGCAAAACCGCCAATGTGGTGCTCAATACCGCGTTCGGCTGGCCGACCATCGCCGTGGATACGCATATTTTCCGCGTCTGTAACCGCACCGGCTTCGCGCCGGGCAAAAACGTCGAACAGGTTGAAGAAAAGCTGCTTAAGGTGGTGCCGGCCGAATTCAAGGTTGATTGCCACCACTGGCTGATCCTGCACGGACGATACACCTGTATTGCCCGTAAGCCGCGCTGCGGCTCCTGCCTGATCGAAGATCTGTGCGAATACAAAGATAAGGTTTACGCCTGA
- the cysB gene encoding HTH-type transcriptional regulator CysB: protein MKLQQLRYIVEVVNHNLNVSSTAEGLYTSQPGISKQVRMLEDELGIQIFARSGKHLTQVTPAGQEVIRIAREVLSKVDAIKAVAGEHTYPDKGSLYVATTHTQARYALPAVIKGFIERYPRVSLHMHQGSPTQIAEAVAKGTADFAIATEALHLYDDLIMLPCYHWNRAVVVKPDHPLASKTDITIEELAAYPIVTYTFGFTGRSELDTAFNRAGLTPRIVFTATDADVIKTYVRLGLGVGVIANMAVDPQIETDLVTINANGIFSYSTTKIGFRRSTFLRSYMYDFIQRFAPHLTRDVVDSAVALRSNDEIEAMFKDIALPVK, encoded by the coding sequence ATGAAACTGCAACAGCTTCGTTATATTGTTGAAGTTGTTAATCACAACCTGAATGTTTCTTCTACCGCGGAAGGGTTGTACACCTCTCAACCTGGGATCAGCAAACAGGTCAGAATGTTAGAGGATGAGCTGGGGATTCAGATCTTTGCCCGCAGCGGCAAGCATCTGACGCAGGTGACCCCGGCCGGACAGGAAGTCATTCGTATTGCGCGTGAAGTCCTGTCAAAAGTTGACGCCATCAAGGCCGTCGCCGGGGAGCACACATACCCGGACAAAGGCTCGCTGTATGTCGCCACCACCCATACCCAGGCGCGCTATGCGTTACCCGCCGTGATTAAAGGATTTATCGAACGTTACCCCCGGGTATCGCTGCATATGCATCAGGGGTCGCCGACGCAGATAGCGGAAGCCGTGGCCAAGGGAACGGCGGATTTCGCCATCGCCACCGAGGCGCTGCACCTCTATGATGATTTAATCATGCTGCCGTGTTACCACTGGAATCGCGCCGTGGTGGTGAAGCCGGACCATCCGCTGGCCTCTAAGACCGATATCACCATTGAAGAGCTGGCCGCTTATCCGATAGTGACCTACACCTTCGGCTTTACCGGGCGTTCGGAGCTGGATACGGCCTTTAACCGCGCCGGGCTGACGCCGCGCATCGTGTTTACCGCTACGGACGCCGACGTGATTAAAACCTACGTTCGTCTGGGGCTGGGGGTCGGGGTGATCGCCAATATGGCGGTGGATCCGCAGATAGAAACGGATCTGGTGACCATTAACGCGAACGGTATTTTTAGCTACAGCACCACCAAAATCGGCTTCCGCCGCAGCACCTTCCTGCGCAGTTATATGTATGACTTTATTCAGCGATTCGCGCCGCACCTGACGCGCGACGTGGTGGATAGCGCGGTGGCGCTGCGTTCCAATGACGAAATCGAAGCGATGTTTAAAGATATCGCGCTGCCGGTGAAGTAA